Proteins encoded in a region of the Zea mays cultivar B73 chromosome 2, Zm-B73-REFERENCE-NAM-5.0, whole genome shotgun sequence genome:
- the LOC100285428 gene encoding uncharacterized LOC100285428 → MALEAVVLSQSQFQQGSRFGCGAMAAGGAWSDLLFSGTEGLFEMGGAAGRGWNAAASSPPQLLQELGDNGAAGSLPVASAGSASGGAGQDAPAMAAAAASGRRKRRRMRPVKNEEEVESQRMIHIAVERNRRKQMNEHLAALRSLMPPAHTQRGDQASIVGGAINFVKELEQLLQSLEARRRSPQCAAYAVDPDDAGPFADFLTFPQYSMCAVIAAPENTGHHREGGAVAEQEASGSKPSAVADVEATMVESHANLRVLSRRRPRQLLRLVLGLQGHRLTVLHLNMSSGAHMVLYSFSLKVEDDCQLTSVGEIAAAAHHIVEKINEEQNKAAA, encoded by the exons ATGGCACTGGAGGCCGTGGTGCTATCCCAGTCCCAGTTCCAGCAAGGCAGTCGCTTTGGGTGCGGTGCCATGGCAGCAGGAGGGGCTTGGAGTGATCTGTTGTTTAGTGGAACGGAGGGGTTGTTCGAGATGGGTGGCGCCGCCGGCCGCGGCTGGAACGCGGCCGCGAGCTCGCCGCCGCAGCTCCTGCAGGAGCTGGGTGACAACGGTGCTGCCGGCTCACTACCTGTGGCGTCTGCGGGGAGTGCGAGTGGCGGCGCCGGTCAGGATGCCCCGGCAATGGCTGCGGCAGCGGCGTCCGGAAGGAGGAAGCGGCGGAGGATGAGGCCAGTGAAGAACGAGGAGGAAGTGGAGAGCCAGCGGATGATCCACATTGCGGTGGAGCGCAACCGCCGCAAGCAGATGAACGAGCACCTCGCCGCGCTCCGCTCACTCATGCCGCCGGCCCACACGCAACGG GGCGATCAGGCATCCATCGTCGGCGGCGCGATCAACTTCGTCAAGGAGCTGGAGCAGCTGCTGCAGTCGCTGGAGGCGCGGAGGCGTTCCCCGCAGTGCGCTGCCTACGCCGTCGATCCCGACGACGCGGGGCCGTTCGCGGACTTCCTCACCTTCCCGCAGTACTCGATGTGCGCCGTCATTGCGGCCCCAGAGAACACTGGCCACCACCGTGAGGGCGGCGCCGTCGCCGAGCAGGAGGCGTCCGGGTCGAAGCCGTCGGCCGTGGCCGACGTCGAGGCGACAATGGTGGAGAGCCACGCCAACCTGCGGGTGCTGTCCCGGCGCCGGCCGAGGCAGCTGCTGCGCCTGGTGCTGGGGCTCCAGGGCCACCGCCTCACCGTGCTCCACCTCAACATGAGCAGCGGCGCCCACATGGTGCTCTACTCGTTTAGCCTCAAG GTGGAGGATGATTGCCAGCTTACCTCCGTGGGTGAGATTGCGGCTGCGGCTCATCACATCGTCGAGAAGATTAATGAAGAGCAAAACAAGGCTGCAGCttag